A stretch of the Dioscorea cayenensis subsp. rotundata cultivar TDr96_F1 chromosome 4, TDr96_F1_v2_PseudoChromosome.rev07_lg8_w22 25.fasta, whole genome shotgun sequence genome encodes the following:
- the LOC120258501 gene encoding dual specificity protein kinase YAK1 homolog isoform X1 yields the protein MEEDGSGGGDLVRRPSGSASPSQPREGAFRPFKGFRSSGESSLKSRSLRVVVGMPMVARLTRDIIYTYQLCNPNFKYSDALNPRRFLTNPSAGVLNDGFDNVNSDLILHANLELVNSESKQRYIVKDMLGQGTFGQVAKCWVSETNSFVAVKIIKNQPAFYQQALVEVAILSKLNEFDPVDKHHIVRILDYFVFQRHLCITFEMLGNNLFELMKMNHFKGLSLSIVQMFSKQILDALVVMREADIIHCDLKPENILISTAVKPTKIKVIDFGSACMEGRTVYSYIQSRYYRSPEVLLGCAYTTAIDMWSFGCIVAELFLGLPLFPGASEYDLLIRMIETLGAQPPDDLLWKAKNASKFFKKVGSIYHAKDDEACKRNMSAYRVLGEEEYEARESEKPLIGKRYFNFIKLEDIVVNYPYRKNLSEDELSKEKLTRLALIDFLRGLVHFDPKKRWSPWQASRHPFVTGEPFSCPYEPPSETPRIPVMHTITVDHNPVGGHWHAAGLSPQVLSLNRCVPQNSPHFQMAPFSYGSYGSMGSHGSYNDNVGLAGSYGSHGDVNGNYTCYPQIGHGLSIHAQVGGSLLGVSPDGRRRHPFSHGNSVSVSPSTGNIAPMSLGASPSQFTPPTSQLQISTVSPGKYGPTSPARGSSHGSPLGKAVAIGQYNRRRSWGTPGTLHMQPHENASQQWHGHHIDGSTSIYPDTYSREHTSHTSYSASNFSNWRQQRSGGTVLSSGPTTTTYHNFTASHTFVHNQELLCEKPESSSSALNPADWDPNYSDDLLLEEDDSEVSSLSLRLADNARFIDAFDAGIGPSAANQLSHGHMQAHRSSNFSSSNQRTDGRIPEYSVCDGSPPSTHDAHTGHGWLSHFQPNSPSRFRQQSAHSVNHMYSANLHGECTPQASQHSHSNYGLADSHSPHTSLLGNGNAWGRRAAHPIATTLPSYHSRKDFGRIS from the exons ATGGAGGAGGACGGATCGGGGGGTGGGGACTTGGTGCGTAGGCCGTCGGGTTCAGCTTCACCGTCGCAGCCGCGTGAAGGGGCGTTCCGGCCGTTCAAGGGGTTCCGGTCTTCTGGCGAGTCGTCTCTGAAATCTAGGTCTTTGCGCGTAGTCGTGGGGATGCCT ATGGTTGCAAGATTAACTAGGGACATAATTTACACATACCAATTATGCAATCCAAACTTCAAGTATTCAGATGCATTAAATCCTAGGCGGTTTCTTACAAATCCATCAGCAGGAGTGCTAAATGATGGGTTTGATAATGTTAATTCTGATCTGATCCTGCATGCAAATTTGGAACTGGTGAATTCAGAGTCAAAACAAAG ATATATTGTCAAAGATATGCTTGGTCAAGGGACTTTTGGACAAGTTGCCAAGTGTTGGGTATCGGAAACCAACAGCTTTGTTGCCGTCAAGATTATTAAAAATCAGCCTGCTTTTTACCAACAAGCACTGGTAGAAGTTGCCATCCTGAGCAAG CTGAATGAGTTTGATCCTGTTGATAAGCATCACATTGTCAGAATCCttgattattttgtgtttcAACGTCATTTATGCATCACGTTTGAAATGCTAGGCAATAATCT ATTTGAGCTTATGAAAATGAACCATTTCAAAGGGTTGTCATTGAGCATCGTCCAAATGTTCTCAAAACAG ATCTTGGATGCATTAGTTGTAATGAGGGAGGCTGACATCATACATTGTGATTTGAAGCCAGAAAACATTCTTATTTCAACAGC TGTGAagccaacaaaaataaaagtgatTGATTTTGGCTCAGCGTGCATGGAGGGACGGACAGTTTATTCGTACATTCAG AGCCGGTATTACAGGTCTCCGGAGGTTCTCCTTGGCTGCGC ATACACGACTGCTATTGACATGTGGTCATTTGGATGTATTGTTGCTGAACTATTTTTAGGGTTACCTCTATTTCCTGGAGCTTCAGAATATGATCTTCTCATAAGGATGATTGAGACTCTTGG TGCACAGCCACCTGATGATCTGCTTTGGAAAGCTAAAAATGCCAGCAAGTTCTTTAAGAAGGTTGGGAGCATCTACCATGCGAAGGATGATGAAGCTTGCAAGCGAAACATGAGTGCTTACAGAGTTTTAGGTGAAGAAGAGTATGAAGCT CGGGAATCAGAAAAACCTCTGATAGGAAAAcgatattttaatttcataaagCTCGAGGATATAGTTGTTAATTATCCATACAGGAAGAATTTGTCTGAAGATGAACTTTCCAAAG AAAAGCTAACTCGCTTGGCTCTGATTGATTTTTTGAGAGGTCTCGTGCATTTTGATCCAAAGAAGCGGTGGTCACCTTGGCAG GCTTCACGTCATCCGTTTGTTACTGGTGAACCTTTTTCATGCCCGTATGAGCCTCCTTCAGAGACCCCACGTATT CCTGTCATGCATACTATTACAGTGGATCACAATCCCGTAGGGGGGCATTGGCATGCTGCTGGGCTGTCACCTCAG GTTTTAAGCCTCAACAGATGTGTTCCACAGAATAGTCCTCATTTTCAGATGGCTCCTTTTTCTTATGGTAGTTATGGTAGCATGGGAAGCCACGGTAGCTATAATGATAATGTTGGCCTTGCTGGTAGCTATGGGAGCCATGGTGATGTTAACGGCAATTACACATGCTACCCTCAAATTGGTCATGGCTTGAGCATTCATGCACAAGTTGGAGGTTCTCTTCTGGGAGTAAGCCCTGATGGCAGACGTAGACACCCATTTTCTCATGGAAATAGTGTTAGTGTGAGCCCTTCTACTGGGAATATCGCTCCGATGTCTCTGGGAGCAAGCCCTTCCCAGTTTACTCCACCAACGTCCCAATTGCAGATCTCAACTGTTTCTCCTGGGAAGTATGGCCCCACTTCGCCTGCTAGAGGCAGCAGTCATGGCTCCCCACTTGGCAAAGCGGTTGCCATTGGCCAATATAACAGGAGGAGAAGTTGGGGCACCCCTGGAACTTTGCATATGCAACCTCATGAGAATGCTTCACAACAATGGCATGGTCATCATATTGATGGCAGTACTTCTATTTACCCTGATACTTATTCTCGGGAGCATACTTCTCACACTTCATATTCAGCTTCTAATTTCTCTAACTGGAGGCAACAAAGGAGTGGTGGAACTGTATTATCTTCTGGTCCAACTACAACCACTTACCATAATTTCACTGCATCTCATACATTTGTGCACAATCAAGAACTACTGTGTGAGAAGCCTGAAAGCAGCTCATCAGCACTTAATCCTGCTGATTGGGATCCTAACTACAG TGATGACCTCCTTCTAGAAGAGGATGACTCAGAAGTCAGCTCCCTATCCCTTAGGCTTGCTGATAATGCTCGCTTTATTGATGCATTTGATGCTGGAATTGGACCTAGTGCAGCTAATCAATTGAGTCATGGCCACATGCAGGCCCATAGATCCTCAAATTTCAGTTCTTCAAATCAGAG AACAGACGGAAGGATTCCAGAATATTCTGTGTGTGATGGCAGCCCACCATCTACCCATGATGCGCATACAGGCCATGGCTGGTTATCTCATTTTCAACCGAACTCCCCCAGTCGCTTTCGGCAGCAATCTGCTCACAGCGTTAACCACATGTACTCAGCTAACTTGCATGGTGAGTGCACTCCTCAAGCCAGCCAGCACTCCCACTCCAACTATGGCCTGGCTGATTCACATAGTCCACACACCAGTTTATTGGGTAATGGCAATGCCTGGG GTCGAAGAGCTGCACATCCAATTGCCACGACTCTACCATCATATCATTCAAGAAAGGACTTTGGAAGAATCTCCTGA
- the LOC120259268 gene encoding rop guanine nucleotide exchange factor 14-like isoform X2 yields the protein MSGADGCVTADSLDEDDSSCSSSKDALWSSFSSQCVMPSKPEEDLPLCEWDSLRSLHHLCLKGKSQHVTHAMCLSDVDTMKEVFAKLLLGEDVSGGVRGISTALALSNAITSLSVSVFGELWKLEPLAEERKSRWQREMDWLLSPTNYMVELVPAKQNGANGRMLEIMTTKARSDVYVNLPALQKLDSMLIDVLDAMVDTEFWYAEEGNKADGRDRSAVSMPSKKWWLPSPRVPESGLSASQRKRLGFQGKLVHQVLKAAKSINEQVLLQMPIPVSVKDALRKSAKASLGEDLYHAITAEFGSVEDIMLSLNLKSEHCVLETVNRLEAAVFAWKHKISEDSNKRAPVRYPWYFKKGLGSELENMEMAIEKAEMLIGLLKTRFPNLPQTFIDLTKVRNNKDVGHSIVEAYSRVLVSLAFSILSRIGDILQEDDLKKPTTPIATLKFDFSSDVYLAGITETPPGNIKRSLIDQMNTVDGRICHTISTKTSKKHFLNKKASTIITVTAGSM from the exons atgaGCGGGGCTGATGGTTGTGTCACAGCTGATTCATTGGATGAGGATGACTCGAGCTGCTCCTCTAGCAAAGATGCTTTATGGTCCTCCTTCTCTTCTCAATGCGTCATGCCAAGTAAGCCGGAGGAGGACCTACCCCTTTGTGAATGGGACAGCCTTCGCAGCCTCCATCATCTCTGCTTAAAAGGGAAGTCTCAGCATGTTACTCATGCAATGTGCCTGTCTGATGTTGATACCATGAAGGAGGTGTTTGCAAAGCTATTGCTTGGTGAAGATGTTTCTGGAGGGGTTCGTGGGATTAGCACTGCCTTAGCCTTGTCCAATGCCATCACAAGCCTCTCAG TATCTGTTTTTGGAGAGCTGTGGAAATTGGAGCCTTTGGcagaagagagaaagagcaGGTGGCAGAGAGAAATGGACTGGTTACTTTCCCCGACAAACTATATGGTTGAGTTGGTTCCTGCAAAACAAAATGGTGCCAATGGTCGGATGTTGGAG ATTATGACCACCAAAGCTCGTTCAGATGTTTATGTCAATCTTCCAGCACTTCAGAAGCTGGACAGTATGCTCATT GATGTATTGGACGCAATGGTAGATACAGAGTTCTGGTATGCGGAAGAAGGCAACAAAGCTGACGGGCGAGACCGGAGTGCTGTCAGCATGCCTAGCAAGAAATGGTGGCTGCCGTCACCTCGAGTACCTGAATCTGGACTTTCTGCATCCCAACGGAAAAGGCTTGGCTTCCAGGGGAAACTGGTGCATCAGGTCCTCAAGGCTGCTAAATCCATTAATGAACAAGTGTTGCTTCAAATGCCAATTCCAGTTTCTGTCAAAGATGCCCTTAGGAAG TCAGCAAAGGCAAGCTTGGGCGAAGATCTTTACCATGCAATAACAGCAGAATTCGGCTCCGTTGAGGACATTATGCTTTCTCTCAACTTGAAAAGTGAGCATTGTGTACTAGAAACTGTCAACCGATTAGAGGCTGCGGTTTTCGCATGGAAACACAAGATCTCAGAAGACTCAAACAAGAGAGCCCCTGTACGTTACCCGTGGTACTTCAAGAAAGGGCTTGGATCAGAACTCGAAAACATGGAAATGGCAATCGAAAAGGCTGAAATGCTTATTGGTCTCCTAAAGACGAGATTTCCCAACTTACCTCAAACCTTCATCGATCTCACCAAGGTCAGAAACAACAAG GATGTGGGGCATTCCATTGTGGAAGCATATTCCAGGGTCCTTGTGAGCTTAGCATTCAGCATACTTTCTAGAATAGGAGATATCTTGCAAGAGGATGACTTGAAGAAGCCTACCACTCCCATTGCCACATTGAAGTTCGACTTCTCATCGGATGTTTACCTTGCCGGAATCACTGAAACACCACCTGGAAACATCAAACGTTCACTCATTGATCAGATGAACACTGTCGACGGCCGGATTTGCCACACCATCTCTACTAAAACCTCCAAGAAACACTTCTTGAATAAGAAGGCCAGTACTATCATCACAGTCACGGCCGGGTCCATGTAG
- the LOC120259268 gene encoding rop guanine nucleotide exchange factor 14-like isoform X1 translates to MKRFACCRRRPQDFSIDFEEHDRVVTYNGLESCILNSCSYNASVSSSSMSGADGCVTADSLDEDDSSCSSSKDALWSSFSSQCVMPSKPEEDLPLCEWDSLRSLHHLCLKGKSQHVTHAMCLSDVDTMKEVFAKLLLGEDVSGGVRGISTALALSNAITSLSVSVFGELWKLEPLAEERKSRWQREMDWLLSPTNYMVELVPAKQNGANGRMLEIMTTKARSDVYVNLPALQKLDSMLIDVLDAMVDTEFWYAEEGNKADGRDRSAVSMPSKKWWLPSPRVPESGLSASQRKRLGFQGKLVHQVLKAAKSINEQVLLQMPIPVSVKDALRKSAKASLGEDLYHAITAEFGSVEDIMLSLNLKSEHCVLETVNRLEAAVFAWKHKISEDSNKRAPVRYPWYFKKGLGSELENMEMAIEKAEMLIGLLKTRFPNLPQTFIDLTKVRNNKDVGHSIVEAYSRVLVSLAFSILSRIGDILQEDDLKKPTTPIATLKFDFSSDVYLAGITETPPGNIKRSLIDQMNTVDGRICHTISTKTSKKHFLNKKASTIITVTAGSM, encoded by the exons ATGAAGAGGTTTGCATGCTGCCGCCGCAGACCACAGGACTTCAGCATAGACTTTGAGGAGCATGACA GAGTAGTTACATATAATGGCCTTGAGAGTTGCATCCTCAACAGCTGCTCCTATAATGCCAGtgtcagcagcagcagcatgaGCGGGGCTGATGGTTGTGTCACAGCTGATTCATTGGATGAGGATGACTCGAGCTGCTCCTCTAGCAAAGATGCTTTATGGTCCTCCTTCTCTTCTCAATGCGTCATGCCAAGTAAGCCGGAGGAGGACCTACCCCTTTGTGAATGGGACAGCCTTCGCAGCCTCCATCATCTCTGCTTAAAAGGGAAGTCTCAGCATGTTACTCATGCAATGTGCCTGTCTGATGTTGATACCATGAAGGAGGTGTTTGCAAAGCTATTGCTTGGTGAAGATGTTTCTGGAGGGGTTCGTGGGATTAGCACTGCCTTAGCCTTGTCCAATGCCATCACAAGCCTCTCAG TATCTGTTTTTGGAGAGCTGTGGAAATTGGAGCCTTTGGcagaagagagaaagagcaGGTGGCAGAGAGAAATGGACTGGTTACTTTCCCCGACAAACTATATGGTTGAGTTGGTTCCTGCAAAACAAAATGGTGCCAATGGTCGGATGTTGGAG ATTATGACCACCAAAGCTCGTTCAGATGTTTATGTCAATCTTCCAGCACTTCAGAAGCTGGACAGTATGCTCATT GATGTATTGGACGCAATGGTAGATACAGAGTTCTGGTATGCGGAAGAAGGCAACAAAGCTGACGGGCGAGACCGGAGTGCTGTCAGCATGCCTAGCAAGAAATGGTGGCTGCCGTCACCTCGAGTACCTGAATCTGGACTTTCTGCATCCCAACGGAAAAGGCTTGGCTTCCAGGGGAAACTGGTGCATCAGGTCCTCAAGGCTGCTAAATCCATTAATGAACAAGTGTTGCTTCAAATGCCAATTCCAGTTTCTGTCAAAGATGCCCTTAGGAAG TCAGCAAAGGCAAGCTTGGGCGAAGATCTTTACCATGCAATAACAGCAGAATTCGGCTCCGTTGAGGACATTATGCTTTCTCTCAACTTGAAAAGTGAGCATTGTGTACTAGAAACTGTCAACCGATTAGAGGCTGCGGTTTTCGCATGGAAACACAAGATCTCAGAAGACTCAAACAAGAGAGCCCCTGTACGTTACCCGTGGTACTTCAAGAAAGGGCTTGGATCAGAACTCGAAAACATGGAAATGGCAATCGAAAAGGCTGAAATGCTTATTGGTCTCCTAAAGACGAGATTTCCCAACTTACCTCAAACCTTCATCGATCTCACCAAGGTCAGAAACAACAAG GATGTGGGGCATTCCATTGTGGAAGCATATTCCAGGGTCCTTGTGAGCTTAGCATTCAGCATACTTTCTAGAATAGGAGATATCTTGCAAGAGGATGACTTGAAGAAGCCTACCACTCCCATTGCCACATTGAAGTTCGACTTCTCATCGGATGTTTACCTTGCCGGAATCACTGAAACACCACCTGGAAACATCAAACGTTCACTCATTGATCAGATGAACACTGTCGACGGCCGGATTTGCCACACCATCTCTACTAAAACCTCCAAGAAACACTTCTTGAATAAGAAGGCCAGTACTATCATCACAGTCACGGCCGGGTCCATGTAG
- the LOC120258501 gene encoding dual specificity protein kinase YAK1 homolog isoform X2 encodes MEEDGSGGGDLVRRPSGSASPSQPREGAFRPFKGFRSSGESSLKSRSLRVVVGMPMVARLTRDIIYTYQLCNPNFKYSDALNPRRFLTNPSAGVLNDGFDNVNSDLILHANLELVNSESKQRYIVKDMLGQGTFGQVAKCWVSETNSFVAVKIIKNQPAFYQQALVEVAILSKLNEFDPVDKHHIVRILDYFVFQRHLCITFEMLGNNLFELMKMNHFKGLSLSIVQMFSKQILDALVVMREADIIHCDLKPENILISTAVKPTKIKVIDFGSACMEGRTVYSYIQSRYYRSPEVLLGCAYTTAIDMWSFGCIVAELFLGLPLFPGASEYDLLIRMIETLGAQPPDDLLWKAKNASKFFKKVGSIYHAKDDEACKRNMSAYRVLGEEEYEARESEKPLIGKRYFNFIKLEDIVVNYPYRKNLSEDELSKEKLTRLALIDFLRGLVHFDPKKRWSPWQASRHPFVTGEPFSCPYEPPSETPRIPVMHTITVDHNPVGGHWHAAGLSPQVLSLNRCVPQNSPHFQMAPFSYGSYGSMGSHGSYNDNVGLAGSYGSHGDVNGNYTCYPQIGHGLSIHAQVGGSLLGVSPDGRRRHPFSHGNSVSVSPSTGNIAPMSLGASPSQFTPPTSQLQISTVSPGKYGPTSPARGSSHGSPLGKAVAIGQYNRRRSWGTPGTLHMQPHENASQQWHGHHIDGSTSIYPDTYSREHTSHTSYSASNFSNWRQQRSGGTVLSSGPTTTTYHNFTASHTFVHNQELLCEKPESSSSALNPADWDPNYSDDLLLEEDDSEVSSLSLRLADNARFIDAFDAGIGPSAANQLSHGHMQAHRSSNFSSSNQRTDGRIPEYSVCDGSPPSTHDAHTGHGWLSHFQPNSPSRFRQQSAHSVNHMYSANLHGECTPQASQHSHSNYGLADSHSPHTSLLGRRAAHPIATTLPSYHSRKDFGRIS; translated from the exons ATGGAGGAGGACGGATCGGGGGGTGGGGACTTGGTGCGTAGGCCGTCGGGTTCAGCTTCACCGTCGCAGCCGCGTGAAGGGGCGTTCCGGCCGTTCAAGGGGTTCCGGTCTTCTGGCGAGTCGTCTCTGAAATCTAGGTCTTTGCGCGTAGTCGTGGGGATGCCT ATGGTTGCAAGATTAACTAGGGACATAATTTACACATACCAATTATGCAATCCAAACTTCAAGTATTCAGATGCATTAAATCCTAGGCGGTTTCTTACAAATCCATCAGCAGGAGTGCTAAATGATGGGTTTGATAATGTTAATTCTGATCTGATCCTGCATGCAAATTTGGAACTGGTGAATTCAGAGTCAAAACAAAG ATATATTGTCAAAGATATGCTTGGTCAAGGGACTTTTGGACAAGTTGCCAAGTGTTGGGTATCGGAAACCAACAGCTTTGTTGCCGTCAAGATTATTAAAAATCAGCCTGCTTTTTACCAACAAGCACTGGTAGAAGTTGCCATCCTGAGCAAG CTGAATGAGTTTGATCCTGTTGATAAGCATCACATTGTCAGAATCCttgattattttgtgtttcAACGTCATTTATGCATCACGTTTGAAATGCTAGGCAATAATCT ATTTGAGCTTATGAAAATGAACCATTTCAAAGGGTTGTCATTGAGCATCGTCCAAATGTTCTCAAAACAG ATCTTGGATGCATTAGTTGTAATGAGGGAGGCTGACATCATACATTGTGATTTGAAGCCAGAAAACATTCTTATTTCAACAGC TGTGAagccaacaaaaataaaagtgatTGATTTTGGCTCAGCGTGCATGGAGGGACGGACAGTTTATTCGTACATTCAG AGCCGGTATTACAGGTCTCCGGAGGTTCTCCTTGGCTGCGC ATACACGACTGCTATTGACATGTGGTCATTTGGATGTATTGTTGCTGAACTATTTTTAGGGTTACCTCTATTTCCTGGAGCTTCAGAATATGATCTTCTCATAAGGATGATTGAGACTCTTGG TGCACAGCCACCTGATGATCTGCTTTGGAAAGCTAAAAATGCCAGCAAGTTCTTTAAGAAGGTTGGGAGCATCTACCATGCGAAGGATGATGAAGCTTGCAAGCGAAACATGAGTGCTTACAGAGTTTTAGGTGAAGAAGAGTATGAAGCT CGGGAATCAGAAAAACCTCTGATAGGAAAAcgatattttaatttcataaagCTCGAGGATATAGTTGTTAATTATCCATACAGGAAGAATTTGTCTGAAGATGAACTTTCCAAAG AAAAGCTAACTCGCTTGGCTCTGATTGATTTTTTGAGAGGTCTCGTGCATTTTGATCCAAAGAAGCGGTGGTCACCTTGGCAG GCTTCACGTCATCCGTTTGTTACTGGTGAACCTTTTTCATGCCCGTATGAGCCTCCTTCAGAGACCCCACGTATT CCTGTCATGCATACTATTACAGTGGATCACAATCCCGTAGGGGGGCATTGGCATGCTGCTGGGCTGTCACCTCAG GTTTTAAGCCTCAACAGATGTGTTCCACAGAATAGTCCTCATTTTCAGATGGCTCCTTTTTCTTATGGTAGTTATGGTAGCATGGGAAGCCACGGTAGCTATAATGATAATGTTGGCCTTGCTGGTAGCTATGGGAGCCATGGTGATGTTAACGGCAATTACACATGCTACCCTCAAATTGGTCATGGCTTGAGCATTCATGCACAAGTTGGAGGTTCTCTTCTGGGAGTAAGCCCTGATGGCAGACGTAGACACCCATTTTCTCATGGAAATAGTGTTAGTGTGAGCCCTTCTACTGGGAATATCGCTCCGATGTCTCTGGGAGCAAGCCCTTCCCAGTTTACTCCACCAACGTCCCAATTGCAGATCTCAACTGTTTCTCCTGGGAAGTATGGCCCCACTTCGCCTGCTAGAGGCAGCAGTCATGGCTCCCCACTTGGCAAAGCGGTTGCCATTGGCCAATATAACAGGAGGAGAAGTTGGGGCACCCCTGGAACTTTGCATATGCAACCTCATGAGAATGCTTCACAACAATGGCATGGTCATCATATTGATGGCAGTACTTCTATTTACCCTGATACTTATTCTCGGGAGCATACTTCTCACACTTCATATTCAGCTTCTAATTTCTCTAACTGGAGGCAACAAAGGAGTGGTGGAACTGTATTATCTTCTGGTCCAACTACAACCACTTACCATAATTTCACTGCATCTCATACATTTGTGCACAATCAAGAACTACTGTGTGAGAAGCCTGAAAGCAGCTCATCAGCACTTAATCCTGCTGATTGGGATCCTAACTACAG TGATGACCTCCTTCTAGAAGAGGATGACTCAGAAGTCAGCTCCCTATCCCTTAGGCTTGCTGATAATGCTCGCTTTATTGATGCATTTGATGCTGGAATTGGACCTAGTGCAGCTAATCAATTGAGTCATGGCCACATGCAGGCCCATAGATCCTCAAATTTCAGTTCTTCAAATCAGAG AACAGACGGAAGGATTCCAGAATATTCTGTGTGTGATGGCAGCCCACCATCTACCCATGATGCGCATACAGGCCATGGCTGGTTATCTCATTTTCAACCGAACTCCCCCAGTCGCTTTCGGCAGCAATCTGCTCACAGCGTTAACCACATGTACTCAGCTAACTTGCATGGTGAGTGCACTCCTCAAGCCAGCCAGCACTCCCACTCCAACTATGGCCTGGCTGATTCACATAGTCCACACACCAGTTTATTGG GTCGAAGAGCTGCACATCCAATTGCCACGACTCTACCATCATATCATTCAAGAAAGGACTTTGGAAGAATCTCCTGA